ATGAAAGGATTTTATAGCGTATTAGGCCTTGTTTACATGGTCACGACTTCATTCTATCTTTCTCCCAGACCGGCAGTAAAGAATGAGAATGTCCCCACAGTAAAAACTGAAAGAGTAACCGACACGAAATCTGAGAAGACTACAGCTGCTGTATCTTCGTCAGAAGCATTATTCCAATCTATTGCATTTGATCCTGATCACGAAATGAACTTCGAAGTTTTCTCAAAAGCACTGACAGGATTTGAAAATCTGAAAAAAGCAGGATTGCTCAATCAGGAGTCGCATTTACTAACCATCTGCGATTTTTCTATGTCCTCTAATACAAAAAGACTTTGGGTAATTGATCTTAACGACAAAAAAGTATTGTTCAACTCACTGGTTGCCCACGGAAAAAATACCGGCGAAGAATTTGCTACGAATTTTTCTAATACGGAAAGTTCGCAGCAGAGCAGCATGGGATTTTATATCACAGATGCAACCTATAGAGGCGATAACGGATTTTCTTTAAGATTGCTGGGAATGGATAAAGGTTTTAATGATGCCGCATACAGAAGAGCAATTGTAATGCATGGAGCAGATTATGTAAGTGAACAATTTGCCGCAACGCACAAAAGAATCGGAAGAAGCTGGGGATGTCCTGCTATTCCGAGAGATCTTACACAGCCCATCATTAATACCATCAAAGGAAGAAATCTTCTCTTTATTTATTATCCCGACCAGAAATACCTTTCTTCGTCGGAATGGCTAAAAGAAGCATAAAAATAAAAGCAGTCAATTTAATGGCTGCTTTTATTTTTTATTAGTATGAGATTCTATATTATAATAACCCCTAATATCTGCTAGATCAGCGAGAAAATAAAAACTCCCTTTATTTAAACTTCTTGAAAATCAAAGTGGCATTGTGCCCACCAAATCCAAAAGCATTACTCAAAGCATAATTGATCTCCTTCTCTTTAGCCTCTCCAAAAACAATATTGACATCTTTCGGAATATTTTCATCAATTTTATGAAGGTTAATCGTTGGTGGAATAATTCCGTTTTCCACAGCTTTGATGGATAGGATGGCTTCTGCCGCCCCTGCCGCTCCTAATAAATGTCCGGTCATAGACTTGGTGGCACTAATGTCGAGCTTTTTACTGCCGTTAAACAGCTTGCTGATCCCTTTCAATTCCACAAGATCGCCAAGCGGAGTAGAAGTGGCATGAGGATTCAGATAATCAATATCTTCAGCATTAATTCCTGCTTCATTAAGTGCGAGCTGCATCGCTTTAATGGCTCCTACACC
This region of Chryseobacterium vaccae genomic DNA includes:
- a CDS encoding murein L,D-transpeptidase catalytic domain family protein, with product MKGFYSVLGLVYMVTTSFYLSPRPAVKNENVPTVKTERVTDTKSEKTTAAVSSSEALFQSIAFDPDHEMNFEVFSKALTGFENLKKAGLLNQESHLLTICDFSMSSNTKRLWVIDLNDKKVLFNSLVAHGKNTGEEFATNFSNTESSQQSSMGFYITDATYRGDNGFSLRLLGMDKGFNDAAYRRAIVMHGADYVSEQFAATHKRIGRSWGCPAIPRDLTQPIINTIKGRNLLFIYYPDQKYLSSSEWLKEA